The genomic interval GTCTCCTCGCGGGGCTTTCCGTCGGCCAGGACCGCGCGCAGGGCCGAGGCCTGACCGCGCAGCCCGGGCAGCACCTGGAAGAACCTCCGCCCGATGTGGGAGCCGGCGGGGAGGCCGTTGAGCCGTTCGAGCGCCGGGTTGACGTAGGTGTAGCGGAGATCGTGGTCGAGGACCGCGACGGCGGCCGGGTTCCCGTCGAACAGGGCCGCGACGGTCCTCGGGTCGAAGGACGACGGCATCCCGTCGTCACACGTGTCGGCCTGCAAGAGCATGCCTCCCGCCGTCGTCGGTTCTCCCGGCTTCCATCGTCGGCCGCCCGCTCACGTACCGCATCCTCAGCGCGGCCGGTCAGCGCGGGGCGCCCGCCCGGTCCTGGAACGGGCCGGGGCCGGGGCCGAGATCGGTGTCCAGGTCGAGGGTGCCCTCAGTGGCCTCGGCGGTGGGCGGCAGGGCGAGGGCCTTGGCCACCGGGCCCGGCAGACTGCCGGAACCGAGCAGTCCGGTGACCAGCGCGACGGTGAGCCGGTGCCAGGCGGCGGCCCGGCGGATCATGGCGTGGTCGCCGCCCCGGACGGTGACCATGCAGCTACGGGCTCCTGCGCGACGGGCCCGGGCGGTGAGGGACTGGCTGGCCTGGGGGCTGGTCATCCGGTCCCGGTTGCTGTGGACGAGGACGACGTCGCGGCCCGCGAGCTGGGTGACCGGGTCCCCCGGCGGACACCAGGGGGCGAGCCCGACGACACCCCGCACCAGGGGATGCCCGGCGGCGCGGAGGGCGGCGCGCGCCCCCATGGAATGGCCCAGGAGCACCACCGGCAGCTCCTCGCCCGCTTCCTCCCGCAGCGCGTCGAGGGCGGCCACGGCGTCGTGGAAGGGGTCCGCGCGGGTGCCGTTCCAGCCCCGGTGGACGTACCGCACCTGCCTCACGAGGATGTCGTCGCCGGCCGCGCGGGCGGCCCGGGCGAGGGCCCGGACGAAGGGACGCATCCGGGTACCGGGCAGATTCAGCAGCCCCGACGGCGGGGGTCCCGTACCGCTCTCGCGCCCCCCGTGCAGAACGAGAACCGCTGCCGACGGCGGTCGTTGGGCCACGCGTACCTCCAGGTGCGGGTGCGGGGCGTGCTGCCCCCTCTCCCCGTATTCGGCGCCGAGGCCGCTCCGGATGGGCGTACGGATCACCGGATCGCCGGATCGAGGGATCGCCGTCGCCGGGCCGACGGTCCGCCGGGCCGCCGGCTCGACCGGGGCCCGGTGCCCTCCACTGTACGGTCACGATCGCGGAACCATCCGTGCCCCCGGCACCATCCCCGTATATGACAGCGAAGGAGCCTCCCATGGCATCAGGCCCTCAACTCGGCAGCCCCGCACCGGACTTCACCCTCCCGGGCGGGGTCCTTTCGGGCGATGCCTTCGAGCGCGCCGACTACCGGCTGTCGTCCGCCCGAGGCCGTTCCGTGGTGCTGGCGTTCTACCCCGGGGACAACACCAGCGTCTGCACGAAGCAATTGTGCTCGTACTCCTCGGGCATGGAGGCCTTCGAGGGGCTCGACGCCGACGTCTGGGGAATCAGTCCACAGGGTGTGGACAGCCATGAGTCGTTCGCCCGCTCCTTCGGGCTGCGCATGCCGCTGCTGGCCGATGACGGCCGGGAGACCGCCAGGGCGTACGGGGTCTCCGCGCCGGGCATCGGGGTGCGGCGGGCGGTCTTCCTCATCGGCCCGGACGGGGTCCTGCGCTGGAAACACGTGGCCCTGCTCGGTGCGACGTTCCAGTCGCTCACCACGCTCACGGACCGCCTGTCCGGCATCAAAGACGCGTAAAGGTTGCCGGAATCCGGCAGTGACCGAAGTAGGTGCTGTATGGGATCATCCAGCCAGATCGACGGAAAACGTTCGGGGGAAGTCGGCAGCGGGAGCAACAGGGGAGTGATCGCGTGACCATCTTTCTCGGTCTCGGCATTGCGGGGATCGTGCTGCTCGCGCTCTCCCTGATCTTCGGCGGGATCCTCGAAGGGCTCTTCGACGGGGTGCTCGACGGCCTCTTCGACGGACTGCTGTCGCTTCCGGTGATCGCCGGCTTCATCTCGATGCTCGGCTTCGGCGGAGCGATCGTGCTCGGCTCGACGAGCGCCGGAACGCTCGTGGCCACGGTCATCGGCGTCGCCGCGGGCCTGGTGGCGGCCTGGCTCACCTGGAGACTCAGCAAGGCCCTGATGCGCGACCAGACGGACGCCACCCCGCGCGGCTCCGACCTGATCGGCACCTCGGGGTCCGTCGTGACGGCCATCCCGGCCGA from Streptomyces sp. CA-278952 carries:
- a CDS encoding alpha/beta fold hydrolase, coding for MAQRPPSAAVLVLHGGRESGTGPPPSGLLNLPGTRMRPFVRALARAARAAGDDILVRQVRYVHRGWNGTRADPFHDAVAALDALREEAGEELPVVLLGHSMGARAALRAAGHPLVRGVVGLAPWCPPGDPVTQLAGRDVVLVHSNRDRMTSPQASQSLTARARRAGARSCMVTVRGGDHAMIRRAAAWHRLTVALVTGLLGSGSLPGPVAKALALPPTAEATEGTLDLDTDLGPGPGPFQDRAGAPR
- a CDS encoding peroxiredoxin, with amino-acid sequence MASGPQLGSPAPDFTLPGGVLSGDAFERADYRLSSARGRSVVLAFYPGDNTSVCTKQLCSYSSGMEAFEGLDADVWGISPQGVDSHESFARSFGLRMPLLADDGRETARAYGVSAPGIGVRRAVFLIGPDGVLRWKHVALLGATFQSLTTLTDRLSGIKDA
- a CDS encoding NfeD family protein yields the protein MTIFLGLGIAGIVLLALSLIFGGILEGLFDGVLDGLFDGLLSLPVIAGFISMLGFGGAIVLGSTSAGTLVATVIGVAAGLVAAWLTWRLSKALMRDQTDATPRGSDLIGTSGSVVTAIPAEGYGEVLLRLGGQPVKYSAKSAAPVARGTEIWVEEALSTTSVAVRPVER